The following coding sequences lie in one Streptomyces venezuelae genomic window:
- a CDS encoding class I SAM-dependent methyltransferase — protein sequence MLDYSKEADRYDASRGGEPRAAAAAEAVLGLLPAGTATLLDVACGTGLVTRRLAARDGLRVTGVDAAYRMARLASERVPGAVVLGDSRRLPFPDGSFDAVTTIWLLHLLSGPDETSSVVAECARVLRPGGVYVTTVDKAASHDVRSDIDAVLAPRPVRPAVDRVEAVDAYAAEHGLAPTGRARFRGHGQGRSPRSTVDDLRRGWFTQIPPDGPLAARFAERLAALPDQDVARPDPQFGLRAYRKRGHGRFLR from the coding sequence ATGCTCGACTACAGCAAGGAAGCCGACCGGTACGACGCCTCGCGCGGCGGCGAGCCCCGCGCCGCTGCCGCCGCCGAAGCGGTCCTCGGCCTGCTGCCCGCCGGCACGGCCACGCTCCTCGACGTCGCCTGCGGCACCGGCCTGGTCACGCGGCGGCTCGCCGCGCGCGACGGACTGCGGGTGACCGGCGTCGACGCCGCGTACCGCATGGCGCGGCTCGCCTCGGAGCGGGTGCCGGGCGCCGTCGTCCTCGGCGACAGCCGCCGACTCCCCTTCCCCGACGGCTCGTTCGACGCGGTCACCACCATCTGGCTGCTGCATCTGCTGTCCGGCCCCGACGAGACCTCGTCCGTCGTCGCCGAGTGCGCGCGGGTGCTCAGGCCCGGCGGTGTCTACGTCACCACCGTAGACAAGGCCGCCTCGCACGACGTGCGCAGCGACATCGACGCCGTGCTCGCGCCGCGCCCGGTGCGGCCCGCGGTCGACCGGGTCGAGGCCGTCGACGCGTACGCCGCCGAGCACGGGCTCGCCCCGACGGGCCGGGCCCGGTTCCGCGGCCACGGCCAGGGCCGCTCACCCCGCTCCACGGTCGACGACCTGCGGCGCGGCTGGTTCACGCAGATCCCGCCCGACGGCCCGCTGGCCGCACGCTTCGCCGAGCGGCTCGCCGCCCTGCCCGACCAGGACGTGGCGCGCCCCGATCCGCAGTTCGGCCTGCGCGCGTACCGCAAGCGGGGACACGGGCGTTTTTTGCGGTAG
- a CDS encoding class I SAM-dependent methyltransferase yields the protein MGHHHGHGQGHGHGHGHGHGHDGDMDWSAMGAMLERYARVAAPMYAEVADWLRRWVPEPGVVVDVGSGPGAVSFSLAESFPTARIVAADPEEALLERARDRAAREGLTDRFDTVRAALPDAIDDVPEADLLWLCKSLHHVGDQGAALSALAGRLAPGGAVALLEGGLSARYLPRDIGFGRPGLLSRLEAADEEWFAGMRDGLDGSKGTTEHWPALLTAAGLRHVATRSFLLDLPAPLSEDARAHVITEFTRRREMQAERLAPDDAATFDRLLDPADPQSLHRRPDVFVLTAQTVYVAVKG from the coding sequence ATGGGGCATCACCACGGGCACGGGCAGGGCCACGGGCATGGGCATGGGCACGGCCACGGGCACGACGGGGACATGGACTGGTCCGCCATGGGCGCCATGCTGGAGCGGTACGCCCGCGTCGCCGCGCCGATGTACGCCGAGGTGGCCGACTGGCTCCGCCGCTGGGTCCCCGAGCCCGGCGTCGTCGTGGACGTCGGCAGTGGCCCCGGCGCCGTCTCGTTCTCGCTGGCCGAGTCGTTCCCCACGGCGCGGATCGTCGCCGCGGACCCGGAGGAGGCCCTCCTGGAGCGCGCCCGCGACCGCGCGGCACGCGAAGGCCTGACCGACCGCTTCGACACGGTGCGCGCCGCGCTGCCCGACGCCATCGACGACGTGCCCGAGGCGGACCTCTTGTGGCTGTGCAAGTCCCTGCACCACGTCGGTGACCAGGGCGCCGCCCTCTCCGCCCTCGCCGGCCGGCTGGCCCCCGGCGGCGCCGTCGCCCTCCTGGAGGGCGGCCTGAGCGCCCGCTATCTGCCCCGCGACATCGGGTTCGGCCGCCCCGGCCTGCTGTCCCGCCTGGAGGCGGCGGACGAGGAGTGGTTCGCCGGGATGCGCGACGGCCTGGATGGCTCGAAGGGCACGACGGAGCACTGGCCGGCCCTGCTCACCGCGGCGGGCCTGCGCCACGTGGCCACCCGCAGCTTCCTCCTCGACCTGCCGGCGCCGCTGTCGGAGGACGCCCGCGCCCACGTGATCACGGAGTTCACGCGCCGCCGCGAGATGCAGGCCGAGCGCCTCGCCCCGGACGACGCCGCCACCTTCGACCGCCTCCTCGACCCGGCCGACCCGCAGAGCCTGCACCGGCGCCCGGACGTGTTCGTGCTGACGGCGCAGACGGTGTACGTGGCGGTGAAGGGATGA
- a CDS encoding CU044_2847 family protein has protein sequence MNELMRWESDEGPVVVEVDSRDPGFRSVSRRGESGAIHDVEGRFESALSNVRGAAMSALRTFRDRALDPDTIELEFGVKLSAEAGAVIAKTATEGHLTVKLTWARPREQGQGA, from the coding sequence GTGAACGAACTGATGCGGTGGGAGTCCGACGAAGGGCCCGTCGTGGTCGAGGTCGACTCGCGGGACCCCGGATTCAGATCGGTGTCGCGGCGTGGCGAGTCCGGCGCGATCCACGACGTCGAGGGCCGCTTCGAGTCGGCCCTGAGCAACGTGCGCGGCGCCGCGATGTCCGCGCTGCGGACCTTCCGCGACCGGGCGCTCGACCCCGACACGATCGAGCTGGAGTTCGGCGTCAAGCTCAGCGCGGAGGCGGGCGCGGTGATCGCCAAGACGGCGACGGAGGGACACCTGACGGTCAAGCTGACGTGGGCGCGGCCCCGGGAGCAGGGGCAGGGCGCGTAG
- a CDS encoding aldo/keto reductase, translating to MPQLGFGVWQVPDDEAEKAVATALEAGYRSIDTAAIYGNEEGTGKAIAASGVAREDLFVTTKLWNSDQGYDATLRAFDTSLEKLGLDYVDLYLIHWPVPSKDAYVDTYKAFEKIHADGRAKSIGVSNFLPEHLKRLLGETSIIPAVNQIELHPHLQQHASREFHAEQGIATEAWSPLGSGKGLLEVPAIIAIAQKHGRSPAQIVLRWHIQLGNVVIPKSVTPSRIKENIDVFGFELDPEDMAAISALNEDRRIGPDPATFDVA from the coding sequence ATGCCCCAGCTGGGCTTCGGCGTCTGGCAGGTTCCGGACGACGAGGCCGAGAAGGCCGTCGCCACGGCGCTGGAGGCCGGGTACCGCAGCATCGACACCGCGGCCATCTACGGCAACGAAGAAGGCACGGGCAAGGCGATCGCCGCTTCCGGCGTCGCCCGTGAGGACCTGTTCGTCACGACGAAGCTCTGGAACAGCGACCAGGGCTACGACGCGACCCTGCGCGCCTTCGACACCTCGCTGGAGAAGCTCGGCCTCGACTACGTGGACCTGTACCTGATCCACTGGCCCGTGCCCTCCAAGGACGCGTACGTCGACACGTACAAGGCCTTCGAGAAGATCCACGCCGACGGCCGCGCCAAGTCCATCGGCGTCTCGAACTTCCTGCCCGAGCACCTGAAGCGGCTGCTCGGCGAGACGTCGATCATCCCGGCGGTCAACCAGATCGAGCTGCACCCGCACCTGCAGCAGCACGCCTCGCGGGAGTTCCACGCGGAGCAGGGCATCGCCACCGAGGCGTGGTCGCCCCTCGGCTCGGGCAAGGGCCTCCTGGAGGTTCCGGCGATCATCGCCATCGCCCAGAAGCACGGGCGCTCCCCCGCGCAGATCGTGCTGCGCTGGCACATCCAGCTGGGCAACGTCGTGATCCCGAAGTCCGTGACGCCGTCGCGGATCAAGGAGAACATCGACGTCTTCGGCTTCGAGCTCGACCCCGAGGACATGGCCGCGATCTCGGCCCTCAACGAGGACCGCCGCATCGGCCCGGACCCGGCCACGTTCGACGTCGCCTGA
- a CDS encoding ABC transporter ATP-binding protein → MTERGHILEAEGIGVRFGGIRALDGVGLGVRRGEVCGLIGPNGAGKTTLFDVLSGIRGPDRGRVLLDGRDVTRRSPVWRARHGMRRTFQRRQLFGQLTVADNLVVAQEWRGGGGGFAADLLAAPTRRAHEAGRRARAAAVLRSCGLDALAGQYAGALPVGQARMVELARAVADPPSVLLLDEPASGMTADERQQLSAVVRHLTDDEGCAVLLVEHNVAFVMELCARVVVLDLGRVLAHGTPAEVRADPRVRDAYLGTPPEDDAR, encoded by the coding sequence GTGACCGAGCGGGGACACATCCTGGAGGCCGAGGGCATCGGCGTACGCTTCGGCGGCATCCGGGCCCTGGACGGGGTGGGGCTCGGCGTGCGGCGGGGCGAGGTCTGCGGGCTCATCGGTCCCAATGGCGCGGGCAAGACGACCTTGTTCGACGTGCTGTCCGGCATCCGCGGCCCCGACCGCGGCCGGGTGCTGCTCGACGGGCGGGACGTCACGCGCCGCTCCCCCGTGTGGCGGGCCCGGCACGGAATGCGGCGCACGTTCCAGCGCCGGCAGCTCTTCGGCCAGCTCACCGTCGCCGACAACCTCGTCGTCGCCCAGGAGTGGCGGGGCGGGGGCGGGGGCTTCGCCGCGGACCTGCTGGCCGCGCCGACCCGGCGCGCGCACGAGGCGGGGCGGCGCGCACGGGCCGCGGCGGTGCTGCGCTCGTGCGGGCTCGACGCACTGGCCGGGCAGTACGCGGGGGCGCTGCCGGTCGGGCAGGCCCGCATGGTGGAGCTGGCACGCGCCGTCGCGGACCCGCCCTCGGTACTGCTCCTGGACGAGCCCGCGTCCGGGATGACGGCCGACGAACGGCAGCAGCTGTCGGCCGTCGTCCGGCACCTCACGGACGACGAGGGCTGCGCCGTGCTCCTCGTCGAGCACAACGTCGCCTTCGTGATGGAGCTCTGCGCCCGCGTCGTCGTCCTCGACCTCGGCCGGGTCCTGGCCCACGGGACACCGGCCGAGGTGCGCGCGGACCCGCGGGTGCGGGACGCCTACCTGGGGACTCCGCCGGAGGACGACGCACGGTGA